In the genome of Raphanus sativus cultivar WK10039 chromosome 4, ASM80110v3, whole genome shotgun sequence, one region contains:
- the LOC108851595 gene encoding protein MICRORCHIDIA 7 isoform X2: MDNEVKQETIPPYIPRDDTVTLIDLCSSDDDSDVEEHVAERRYNSVNPVVGAKRGRDTTSSAALDKNNAKKTTTTMVEDPCSNNVFSNMPSGRVGSCKQFWKAGDYEGAPGGNWDLSSGGFDHVRVHPKFLHSNATSHKWALGAFAELLDNALDEVASGATYVNVDMLENKKEGNRMLLIEDNGGGMDPEKMRQCMSLGYSAKSKLANTIGQYGNGFKTSTMRLGADVIVFSRCPGKDGKSSTQSIGLLSYTFLRSTGKEDIVVPMLDYEKRDHEWSKIVRSSLSDWDKNVKTIIQWSPFSSEEDLLRQFGLMKDCGTRIIIYNLWEDDHGLLELDFDADPHDIQLRGVNRDEKNIKMAAQFPNSRHFLTFKHSLRSYVSILYLRIPPAFRIILRGKDVEHHNIVNDMMQTEQITYRPQYGADSYVKDSNMSAVVVLGFVKDAKHHVDVQGFNVYHKNRLIKPFWRIWNAAGSDGRGVIGVLEANFVEPAHDKQGFERTTVLSRLETRLVQMQKIYWSTNCHKIGYAPRRYKPGNGYSHRDTSPENDPEGFSPSGVKTRASDKFYSSSYPSHHKGDNGVSGKDSSMYLQEELRREKERSKALEDEVNLAREKIEEMSKEQENLIEIFTEERDRRDGEEESLRRKLEEASNTIEELLNKIRKLEDSKGSSWRR, from the exons ATGGATAACGAAGTGAAGCAAGAGACTATACCCCCGTACATTCCGCGAGACGACACTGTAACTCTTATCGATCTATGCAGCAGCGATGATGACTCCGACGTCGAGGAACATGTTGCCGAACGAAGGTACAATTCCGTAAACCCCGTCGTCGGTGccaagagagggagagatactACTTCCTCTGCTGCACTGGACAAAAACAATGcgaagaagacaacaacaacaatggtgGAAG ATCCATGCAGCAATAATGTCTTCTCGAATATGCCGTCCGGTAGAGTTGGCAGTTGCAAGCAGTTTTGGAAAGCAGGGGATTATGAAGGAGCGCCTGGTGGTAATTGGGATCTTTCTTCAG GTGGATTTGATCATGTAAGAGTCCATCCCAAGTTTCTTCATTCTAATGCTACCAGTCACAAATGGGCTCTTGGag CTTTTGCAGAGCTTTTGGACAATGCTTTGGATGAG GTTGCCAGTGGGGCTACTTATGTTAACGTTGACATGCTTGAAAAcaagaaggaaggaaacaggATGTTATTAATTGAAG ATAATGGAGGTGGGATGGATCCTGAGAAAATGCGACAATGCATGTCTCTAGGATACTCTGCCAAAAGCAAACTTGCAAACACCATTGGACAAT ATGGCAATGGTTTTAAGACGAGTACAATGAGACTTGGAGCTGATGTCATTGTATTCTCACGCTGTCCTGGAAAAGATGGAAagag CTCTACACAGAGCATAGGGCTTCTATCATATACGTTTCTGAGGAGCACAGGAAAGGAGGACATTGTTGTACCCATG CTTGACTACGAAAAAAGAGACCATGAATGGAGTAAAATAGTCAGGTCTTCCCTTAGTGATTGGGATAAGAATGTCAAAACAATAATTCAATGGTCTCCCTTCTCTAGTGAAGAGGATCTTCTTCGTCAG TTTGGTCTAATGAAGGATTGTGGGACAAGGATAATCATATATAACCTATGGGAAGATGACCATGGGTTGCTTGAACTTGATTTTGATGCTGATCCTCAT GATATCCAACTTAGAGGTGTCAATCGGGAcgagaaaaatattaaaatggcTGCTCAGTTTCCTAATTCTAGGCACTTCTTAACCTTCAAACACTCACTAAGg AGTTATGTATCAATCCTCTACCTAAGAATCCCAccagcatttcgtatcatactaCGAGGGAAAGATGTTGAGCACCACAACATAGTGAATGATATGATGCAGACTGAGCAGATAACATATCGACCTCAGTATGGTGCCGATTCATATGTTAAGGATTCAAAT ATGTCTGCCGTTGTAGTTCTCGGATTCGTGAAGGACGCAAAACACCATGTGGATGTCCAAGGCTTTAATGTCTACCACAAAAACCGACTCATCAAG CCATTTTGGAGGATATGGAATGCAGCAGGCAGTGATGGTCGTGGGGTCATAG GTGTTCTTGAAGCTAATTTTGTTGAGCCTGCTCATGATAAGCAAGGCTTTGAGCGTACAACAGTTCTCTCTAGACTCGAAACACGTCTAGTTCAAATGCAGAAGATTTATTG gAGCACTAACTGTCACAAAATCGGCTATGCACCCAGGCGGTACAAGCCTGGAAACGGATATAGTCACAGAG ACACATCACCAGAGAATGATCCTGAGGGATTTTCTCCATCAGGCGTCAAAACTCGAGCTTCTGATAAGTTCTACTCAAGCTCATATCCTAGTCATCATAAAGGGGACAATGGTGTGTCAGGGAAAGATAGTTCAATG TATTTGCAAGAGGAGCTGAGACGtgagaaagaaagaagcaaGGCACTTGAAGATGAG GTTAATCTAGCAAGGGAAAAAATAGAAGAGATGAGCAAAGAGCAAGAGAATCTAATTGAGATATTCACAGAGGAAAGAGATAGGCGTGATGGAGAGGAAGAAAGTCTGAGAAGGAAGCTAGAG GAGGCGTCGAACACGATAGAAGAGTTGTTGAATAAGATCAGAAAGCTGGAGGACTCCAAAGGCTCGAGCTGGAGACGTTAG
- the LOC108851595 gene encoding protein MICRORCHIDIA 7 isoform X1 has protein sequence MDNEVKQETIPPYIPRDDTVTLIDLCSSDDDSDVEEHVAERRYNSVNPVVGAKRGRDTTSSAALDKNNAKKTTTTMVEGELAVVLPEGFDQSIPPPVNLTHAFTADPCSNNVFSNMPSGRVGSCKQFWKAGDYEGAPGGNWDLSSGGFDHVRVHPKFLHSNATSHKWALGAFAELLDNALDEVASGATYVNVDMLENKKEGNRMLLIEDNGGGMDPEKMRQCMSLGYSAKSKLANTIGQYGNGFKTSTMRLGADVIVFSRCPGKDGKSSTQSIGLLSYTFLRSTGKEDIVVPMLDYEKRDHEWSKIVRSSLSDWDKNVKTIIQWSPFSSEEDLLRQFGLMKDCGTRIIIYNLWEDDHGLLELDFDADPHDIQLRGVNRDEKNIKMAAQFPNSRHFLTFKHSLRSYVSILYLRIPPAFRIILRGKDVEHHNIVNDMMQTEQITYRPQYGADSYVKDSNMSAVVVLGFVKDAKHHVDVQGFNVYHKNRLIKPFWRIWNAAGSDGRGVIGVLEANFVEPAHDKQGFERTTVLSRLETRLVQMQKIYWSTNCHKIGYAPRRYKPGNGYSHRDTSPENDPEGFSPSGVKTRASDKFYSSSYPSHHKGDNGVSGKDSSMYLQEELRREKERSKALEDEVNLAREKIEEMSKEQENLIEIFTEERDRRDGEEESLRRKLEEASNTIEELLNKIRKLEDSKGSSWRR, from the exons ATGGATAACGAAGTGAAGCAAGAGACTATACCCCCGTACATTCCGCGAGACGACACTGTAACTCTTATCGATCTATGCAGCAGCGATGATGACTCCGACGTCGAGGAACATGTTGCCGAACGAAGGTACAATTCCGTAAACCCCGTCGTCGGTGccaagagagggagagatactACTTCCTCTGCTGCACTGGACAAAAACAATGcgaagaagacaacaacaacaatggtgGAAGGTGAGTTAGCAGTCGTGTTGCCGGAAGGATTTGACCAGTCCATTCCTCCTCCGGTGAATTTGACGCATGCTTTTACGGCAGATCCATGCAGCAATAATGTCTTCTCGAATATGCCGTCCGGTAGAGTTGGCAGTTGCAAGCAGTTTTGGAAAGCAGGGGATTATGAAGGAGCGCCTGGTGGTAATTGGGATCTTTCTTCAG GTGGATTTGATCATGTAAGAGTCCATCCCAAGTTTCTTCATTCTAATGCTACCAGTCACAAATGGGCTCTTGGag CTTTTGCAGAGCTTTTGGACAATGCTTTGGATGAG GTTGCCAGTGGGGCTACTTATGTTAACGTTGACATGCTTGAAAAcaagaaggaaggaaacaggATGTTATTAATTGAAG ATAATGGAGGTGGGATGGATCCTGAGAAAATGCGACAATGCATGTCTCTAGGATACTCTGCCAAAAGCAAACTTGCAAACACCATTGGACAAT ATGGCAATGGTTTTAAGACGAGTACAATGAGACTTGGAGCTGATGTCATTGTATTCTCACGCTGTCCTGGAAAAGATGGAAagag CTCTACACAGAGCATAGGGCTTCTATCATATACGTTTCTGAGGAGCACAGGAAAGGAGGACATTGTTGTACCCATG CTTGACTACGAAAAAAGAGACCATGAATGGAGTAAAATAGTCAGGTCTTCCCTTAGTGATTGGGATAAGAATGTCAAAACAATAATTCAATGGTCTCCCTTCTCTAGTGAAGAGGATCTTCTTCGTCAG TTTGGTCTAATGAAGGATTGTGGGACAAGGATAATCATATATAACCTATGGGAAGATGACCATGGGTTGCTTGAACTTGATTTTGATGCTGATCCTCAT GATATCCAACTTAGAGGTGTCAATCGGGAcgagaaaaatattaaaatggcTGCTCAGTTTCCTAATTCTAGGCACTTCTTAACCTTCAAACACTCACTAAGg AGTTATGTATCAATCCTCTACCTAAGAATCCCAccagcatttcgtatcatactaCGAGGGAAAGATGTTGAGCACCACAACATAGTGAATGATATGATGCAGACTGAGCAGATAACATATCGACCTCAGTATGGTGCCGATTCATATGTTAAGGATTCAAAT ATGTCTGCCGTTGTAGTTCTCGGATTCGTGAAGGACGCAAAACACCATGTGGATGTCCAAGGCTTTAATGTCTACCACAAAAACCGACTCATCAAG CCATTTTGGAGGATATGGAATGCAGCAGGCAGTGATGGTCGTGGGGTCATAG GTGTTCTTGAAGCTAATTTTGTTGAGCCTGCTCATGATAAGCAAGGCTTTGAGCGTACAACAGTTCTCTCTAGACTCGAAACACGTCTAGTTCAAATGCAGAAGATTTATTG gAGCACTAACTGTCACAAAATCGGCTATGCACCCAGGCGGTACAAGCCTGGAAACGGATATAGTCACAGAG ACACATCACCAGAGAATGATCCTGAGGGATTTTCTCCATCAGGCGTCAAAACTCGAGCTTCTGATAAGTTCTACTCAAGCTCATATCCTAGTCATCATAAAGGGGACAATGGTGTGTCAGGGAAAGATAGTTCAATG TATTTGCAAGAGGAGCTGAGACGtgagaaagaaagaagcaaGGCACTTGAAGATGAG GTTAATCTAGCAAGGGAAAAAATAGAAGAGATGAGCAAAGAGCAAGAGAATCTAATTGAGATATTCACAGAGGAAAGAGATAGGCGTGATGGAGAGGAAGAAAGTCTGAGAAGGAAGCTAGAG GAGGCGTCGAACACGATAGAAGAGTTGTTGAATAAGATCAGAAAGCTGGAGGACTCCAAAGGCTCGAGCTGGAGACGTTAG
- the LOC108849327 gene encoding acyl carrier protein 4, chloroplastic, translating into MASLSTSSLSFKAPSLPTRISQVLRKPLSFQSISFGRFQSSKKLRLQISCAAKPETVQKVSDIVREQLALSADTALTAESKFSALGADSLDTVEIVMALEEKFNISVEEADAQNISTIQEAADLIEDLVQKTPAA; encoded by the exons ATGGCTTCCCTATCAACCAGTTCTCTAAGCTTCAAAGCTCCCTCCCTCCCTACAAGAATTTCTCAG GTGTTAAGAAAACCCTTGAGTTTCCAGTCTATCTCCTTTGGACGTTTTCAGTCTTCAAAGAAGCTTCGTCTTCAGATCAGTTGTGCA GCAAAACCAGAGACCGTGCAGAAAGTGAGTGACATTGTAAGGGAACAATTGGCTTTGTCGGCCGACACTGCGCTCACTGCTGAGTCCAAGTTCTCTGCTCTTGGAGCTGATTCTCTCGACACC GTAGAGATAGTGATGGCTTTGGAGGAGAAGTTTAACATAAGTGTGGAGGAAGCTGATGCTCAGAACATTTCGACGATTCAAGAGGCGGCTGATTTGATTGAGGATCTTGTTCAGAAGACACCTGCGGCCTAA
- the LOC108852303 gene encoding bidirectional sugar transporter SWEET14-like, with the protein MALNVLAFTFGIMGNIISFIVFLAPVPTFVRICKKKSIEGFQSLPYVSALFSAMLWIYYALQKDGSGFLLITINAVGCFIETIYIILFITYANKKARISTLKVLGLLNFLGFAAIILVCELLTKKSNREKVLGGICVGFSVCVFAAPLSIMRVVIRTKSVEFMPFSLSLFLTLSAITWLFYGLAIKDFYVALPNILGAFLGAVQMILYIIFKYYKAPKTDDTEKPKTVTDHSIDMVKLASATPVSVDLIVHPHANDGGDLEGQMEKSVTNQIQT; encoded by the exons ATGGCCCTAAACGTATTGGCTTTTACATTTGGAATCATGG GCAACATCATATCATTTATCGTTTTCTTGGCGCCAGT GCCAACGTTTGTTAGGATCTGCAAGAAAAAATCTATAGAAGGCTTTCAATCACTTCCCTATGTGTCAGCGCTCTTTAGCGCGATGCTATGGATTTACTACGCTCTGCAGAAAGATGGATCAGGCTTCCTTCTGATTACCATAAATGCCGTTGGATGCTTCATCGAAACCATCTACATCATCCTCTTCATAACCTATGCTAACAAGAAAGCTAGA ATATCAACTTTGAAAGTTCTTGGACTCTTGAATTTCTTGGGTTTTGCCGCTATTATTCTTGTCTGTGAGCTCTTGACCAAAAAGTCGAACCGTGAGAAAGTCCTTGGAGGGATTTGCGTCGGATTTTCCGTTTGCGTCTTCGCAGCTCCTTTGAGCATCATG AGAGTGGTGATACGAACAAAGAGTGTGGAGTTTATGCCCTTCTCTCTATCATTGTTTCTTACACTCAGCGCCATTACGTGGCTCTTCTACGGTCTTGCTATTAAAGACTTCTACGTTGCG CTTCCAAATATATTGGGTGCATTTCTCGGAGCAGTTCAAATGATTCTCTACATCATATTCAAGTATTACAAGGCTCCAAAAACTGATGACACGGAGAAACCCAAAACGGTGACGGATCACTCCATAGACATGGTCAAGCTTGCATCAGCAACTCCAGTTTCCGTTGATTTGATTGTTCATCCTCACGCTAATGATGGTGGTGACTTAGAGGGTCAGATGGAAAAGAGTGTGacaaaccaaatccaaacctaa
- the LOC130510524 gene encoding protein SINE4-like: MEEREENPHERLKQKLSELEKVWTAMKKCKNTSAGSCITVEEALKFVENSPRKLMISLQHDQAAALEAEMRSPYRRKLFHDSDDYDYDDDGETRTTKLSHSTCWSSNVMRAGDNNNNNKMNKKHEKKNNRWSIVCVSVIVLLLWVLVVLINGFVDQLSMNWQINTLVPT, encoded by the coding sequence atggaAGAAAGAGAGGAAAATCCACACGAGCGATTGAAGCAGAAGCTGAGTGAGCTTGAGAAAGTATGGACCGCCATGAAAAAATGCAAAAACACATCTGCAGGTTCGTGTATCACTGTGGAAGAAGCTCTTAAGTTCGTGGAAAACTCTCCAAGGAAGCTGATGATCTCTCTTCAACACGATCAAGCTGCAGCTCTAGAGGCAGAGATGAGATCACCATATAGGAGAAAACTCTTTCATGACTCTGACGAttatgattatgatgatgatggtgagaCTAGAACGACAAAATTATCTCACTCCACTTGTTGGTCTTCGAATGTGATGAGAGCTggagataataataataataataagatgaACAAGAAGCATGAGAAGAAGAATAATAGATGGAGTATTGTCTGTGTTAGTGTGATTGTTCTTTTGTTGTGGGTTTTGGTTGTGTTGATCAACGGCTTTGTTGATCAACTCTCCATGAACTGGCAGATTAATACTTTGGTTCCTACCTGA
- the LOC130510523 gene encoding HVA22-like protein d: MTKFWTLLTALHTGAGPVVMLVYPLYASVVAMETATKVDDEQWLSYWIIYSFLTLTELILQSLLEWIPIWYSVKLVFVAWLVLPQFHGAAFIYNSLVREQFKKHGVFSHQQSKPTKPKILNSIFPHREGHEAHSH; encoded by the exons ATGACCAAGTTCTGGACTTTACTCACTGCTCTTCATACAGGCGCTGG GCCTGTGGTGATGTTAGTATATCCACT GTACGCATCGGTGGTAGCTATGGAGACCGCAACGAAAGTAGACGATGAACAGTGGCTATCCTACTGGATCATATACTCGTTCCTGACGCTCACGGAGCTGATTCTACAATCTCTTCTTGAGTGGATTCCTATTTGGTACTCGGTCAAACTTGTGTTCGTCGCTTGGTTGGTTCTGCCTCAGTTCCATGGAGCTGCTTTCATCTACAACAGTTTGGTGAGAGAACAGTTCAAGAAACACGGCGTCTTCTCTCACCAACAGTCAAAGCCCACCAAACCCAAGATCCTTAACTCCATTTTCCCCCACCGG GAGGGACACGAGGCTCACTCTCACtga
- the LOC130510522 gene encoding putative respiratory burst oxidase homolog protein G, translating into SNDPLFHSYPKIMIDGPYGAPAQEYKKYEVVLLVGLGIGATPMISIIKDIINNMYAMENAQLHQMENGMQREQQDKNEKFKTRRAYFYWVTREQGTYDWFKNIMNEIAERDVNKIIELHNYCTSVFEEDDARSALIRMLQSIAYAKSGKDIVSETRVMSHFAKPNWEDVYNKIAMDHPDGTNVGVFYCGSPVLTKELRRLALEFTHKTKIRFSFHKENF; encoded by the exons TCCAACGACCCATTATTCCACAGTTACCCCAAAATTATGATTGATGGTCCGTACGGCGCACCAGCACAAGAATACAAGAAATACGAGGTGGTTTTACTGGTCGGTCTTGGGATAGGTGCCACTCCGATGATCAGCATTATTAAGGACATTATCAACAATATGTATGCAATGGAAAACGCTCAACTCCACCAAATGGAGAATGGAATGCAAAGGGAGCAACAAGACAAAAACGAAAAATTCAAGACGCGAAGAGCTTACTTCTACTGGGTGACGAGGGAGCAGGGCACGTATGATTGGTTCAAAAACATCATGAACGAAATCGCAGAACGTGACGTAAACAAAATCATAGAACTACATAACTATTGCACTAGCGTATTCGAAGAAGATGACGCTCGCTCTGCCCTCATACGTATGCTTCAGTCTATAGCTTATGCCAAGAGTGGTAAGGACATTGTCTCTGAGACAAGGGTCATGTCCCACTTTGCCAAACCTAATTGGGAAGACGTGTACAACAAGATAGCCATGGATCATCCAGATGGCACTAATGTTG GAGTGTTCTATTGTGGATCACCGGTACTGACAAAGGAGTTAAGGCGTCTAGCTTTGGAATTCACACACAAGACGAAGATTAGATTCTCCTTCCACAAAGAGAACTTCTAA
- the LOC108850018 gene encoding 60S ribosomal protein L7a-2-like, with protein sequence MAPKKGVKAVTKKKPEKVTNPLFERRPKQFGIGGALPPKKDLTRYIKWPKSIRLQRQKRILKQRLKVPPALNQFTKTLDKNLATSLLKILLKYRPEDKAAKKERLLKKAQSEAEGKPAESKKPIVVKYGLNHVTYLIEQNKAQLVVIAHDVDPIELVVWLPALCRKMEVPYCIIKGKSRLGAIVHQKTAACLCLTTVKNEDKMEFSKVLEAIKANFNDKYEENRKKWGGGIMGSKSQAKTKAKERVLAKEAAQRMN encoded by the exons ATG GCCCCAAAGAAAGGAGTCAAAGCGGTTACCAAGAAGAAGCCG GAGAAAGTAACAAACCCACTTTTTGAGAGGCGTCCAAAACAGTTTGGAATCGGGGGTGCATTGCCACCGAAGAAGGATCTCACGAGATACATCAAATGGCCAAAGTCCATCCGCCTCCAGAGGCAGAAGCGTATTCTTAAGCAGAGGCTTAAGGTCCCACCAGCACTCAACCAGTTCACCAAGACCCTTGACAAGAACTTAG CAACTTCTCTCTTGAAGATTCTCCTCAAGTATAGGCCTGAGGACAAGGCAGCCAAGAAGGAACGTCTTCTCAAGAAGGCTCAGTCTGAAGCCGAGGGAAAGCCTGCTGAATCGAAGAAGCCAATCGTTGTGAAGTATGGTCTTAACCATGTTACATACCTCATTGAGCAG AACAAGGCGCAACTTGTGGTGATTGCTCATGATGTGGACCCGATTGAGTTGGTTGTCTGGCTGCCTGCACTCTGCAGGAAAATGGAAGTTCCTTACTGCATTATCAAGGGGAAATCAAGATTGGGAGCG ATTGTCCACCAAAAAACAGCAGCTTGCTTGTGTTTGACAACAGTGAAGAACGAAGACAAGATGGAGTTCAGCAAAGTCCTTGAGGCCATTAAG GCAAATTTCAACGACAAGTATGAAGAGAACCGGAAGAAGTGGGGAGGTGGGATAATGGGATCCAAATCACAGGCCAAGACTAAGGCTAAGGAGAGGGTTCTAGCCAAAGAAGCTGCTCAGAGGATGAATTAG
- the LOC108848321 gene encoding uncharacterized protein LOC108848321 has protein sequence MANCSGDSNDMAASQFDILRCPFLRNINEPTNLSFSSSLPFPIPAPAGQGPIFEDGPNFDTAFRLFHGQDGVVPLSDRARPEAEKPVPLFNPLAAKAATISLSSFGPGGPFGFDAFSHMFKNQKRNSDSSKNNKDSSKGGNHESMSDDWLQTGNCPIAKSYRAVSGVAPLVAKILQPPPGMHYKCPKAIVAARAAISKTAFAKNLRPQPLSSKVLVIGMLGMALNVPLGVWREHTEKFSASWFIALHAAVPFIGILRKSVLMPKMAMVFTIAASVMGQVIGSRAERYRLKSAAQKKMTSLAVVPNPSSVEATPMQFPGVSSSDGRCGDKVVMKWNPMLLETASPVSTGATNVVC, from the exons ATGGCTAATTGTTCGGGAGACTCCAACGACATGGCGGCTTCTCAGTTTGACATTCTCCGATGCCCTTTCTTGAGGAACATCAATGAGCCCACTAatctctccttctcttcctcCTTGCCTTTCCCCATCCCT GCACCAGCAGGTCAAGGGCCTATATTCGAGGATGGACCCAATTTTGATACCGCGTTTAGGCTTTTCCACGGCCAAGATGGTGTTGTCCCACTCTCTGACAGGGCCAGACCTGAAGCTGAGAAGCCCGTCCCTCTGTTCAATCCACTCGCTGCTAAGGCCGCCACCATCAGTCTCTCATCTTTTGGACCTGGAGGCCCTTTTGGATTCGATGCGTTTTCTCACATGTTTAAAAACCAAAAGAGAAACTCTGACTCTTCCAAAAACAACAAGGATTCTTCCAAG GGAGGAAACCACGAATCTATGAGTGACGACTGGCTACAAACAGGAAACTGCCCCATTGCGAAATCGTACCGAGCTGTAAGCGGTGTGGCGCCGCTCGTGGCGAAGATCCTGCAGCCACCTCCAGGGATGCATTACAAGTGCCCTAAAGCAATAGTAGCAGCTCGAGCAGCCATATCAAAAACAGCTTTCGCCAAGAACCTCCGCCCGCAGCCTTTATCATCCAAAGTTCTTGTGATAGGGATGCTCGGCATGGCGCTAAACGTTCCTCTTGGGGTCTGGAGAGAGCACACCGAAAAGTTCTCTGCATCTTGGTTTATAGCCCTTCACGCAGCCGTTCCTTTCATAGGGATACTGAGGAAGTCGGTGTTGATGCCTAAGATGGCGATGGTGTTTACCATAGCAGCATCGGTTATGGGACAGGTGATTGGGTCAAGAGCAGAGAGGTATAGGCTCAAGTCGGCAGCTCAGAAGAAGATGACATCATTGGCTGTTGTACCAAACCCTTCGTCTGTTGAAGCAACTCCGATGCAGTTCCCCGGAGTTTCATCATCGGATGGAAGGTGCGGTGACAAAGTGGTGATGAAATGGAACCCCATGTTGCTTGAAACAGCAAGTCCTGTCTCTACCGGAGCAACTAATGTTGTCtgctaa
- the LOC108852608 gene encoding CASP-like protein 1F1, producing the protein MMGANDGRRTPLMNLGVQVSMRVLAIGTALASMGLTITNHEVASVYGINFEAKYDYSSAFRYLVYAEIAIAGMTLFTLVWACLAVRRRGLVFALFFFDLLTTLTAISSFSAAMSDGYIGKYGNTHAGWLPICGYVHNYCNRVTLSLALSFASFLLLFILTVLTASAARHF; encoded by the exons ATGATGGGAGCAAATGATGGGAGAAGAACGCCTTTAATGAATCTTGGGGTTCAAGTATCGATGAGAGTATTAGCCATTGGCACTGCATTGGCCTCCATGGGGCTCACGATCACTAACCATGAAGTCGCCTCTGTTTATGGCATTAATTTTGAGGCTAAATACGACTACTCATCTGCCTTTAG GTATTTGGTGTACGCAGAAATAGCTATCGCCGGCATGACATTGTTTACGCTCGTATGGGCTTGTTTAGCTGTCCGTAGAAGAGGACTTGTTTTTGCactcttcttctttgatttg CTCACGACATTGACGGCTATATCGTCTTTCTCTGCGGCCATGTCGGATGGTTACATCGGCAAGTATGGTAATACACACGCCGGTTGGCTACCGATATGCGGCTACGTCCATAATTACTGTAACCGTGTTACTCTCTCACTCGCTTTGTCCTTCGCATCTTTTCTCCTCTTGTTCATCCTTACAGTCTTAACTGCCTCAGCTGCTCGTCATTTCTGA